The proteins below come from a single Clostridia bacterium genomic window:
- a CDS encoding trimethylamine methyltransferase family protein, protein MLESYEGGQYQPLKPEDIRAIHEVSVRLLEEVGVKVPNAEVLEIFAEKGAPVDRERAVVRIPRSMLEDAIDTAPSSVVLCGREDQYDLLLEGKRTHLGTGGTVLNVLDLETGRRRPAGMDDLRQLARLVDALENIQFYVIPAYPDGVPAEKVDVNRFFSALTNTSKHVMGGVYTIQGIRDVVAMAEEIAGGREALRERPLISMITCVMSPLVLDETYSALEVEVARQGIPLVCPAEPLAGATSPVTLAGTIATSNAETLSGVVLAQLVNPGSPTIYGTVASTMDMQTGCYLSGSVEMGLLNAASAQMAQFYRLPIYATAGMSDAKVPDVQAGYEKAATAMMVALAGANYIHDAAGFLEFCTTISYEQLVIDNDILGMCLRAVRGIEVTKETLAEEVVRKVGPGGNFLAEEHTVRNFRRELYFPTLADRRLRRGWEQDGAKDAAARAREKAREILAEHRPRPLEARVEANIRSRLGHLLL, encoded by the coding sequence TTGCTCGAGAGTTACGAGGGAGGACAGTACCAGCCGTTAAAGCCGGAAGATATCCGTGCCATCCACGAGGTGAGCGTGCGGCTGCTGGAGGAAGTGGGGGTTAAGGTTCCCAATGCCGAGGTGCTAGAGATTTTTGCCGAAAAAGGCGCCCCGGTGGACCGGGAGAGGGCCGTAGTCCGCATCCCCAGGTCCATGCTGGAAGACGCCATTGACACCGCCCCTTCCTCGGTCGTCCTTTGCGGTCGGGAAGACCAATACGACCTGCTGCTGGAAGGAAAGCGAACCCATCTGGGCACCGGTGGCACGGTGCTGAACGTCCTGGATCTGGAGACCGGGCGGCGCCGTCCGGCCGGCATGGACGACCTGCGGCAACTGGCCCGGCTGGTGGACGCCCTGGAAAACATCCAGTTTTACGTCATCCCGGCCTACCCCGACGGGGTGCCGGCCGAGAAGGTAGACGTGAACCGCTTCTTTTCGGCCCTGACCAATACCTCCAAGCACGTCATGGGCGGCGTATACACCATCCAGGGGATCCGCGACGTAGTAGCCATGGCCGAAGAGATCGCCGGCGGCCGCGAAGCGCTGCGGGAGCGGCCTTTAATCTCCATGATTACCTGCGTCATGAGCCCTTTGGTTTTAGACGAAACTTACTCGGCCCTGGAGGTGGAGGTAGCCCGCCAAGGGATCCCCCTGGTTTGCCCCGCCGAACCCCTGGCCGGGGCCACCAGCCCGGTAACCCTGGCCGGCACGATAGCCACCAGCAATGCGGAAACCCTGAGCGGAGTGGTACTGGCCCAATTGGTGAACCCCGGTAGCCCCACCATCTACGGCACCGTAGCCAGTACCATGGACATGCAGACCGGGTGCTATCTTTCCGGTAGTGTGGAAATGGGGTTGCTCAACGCCGCTTCGGCCCAGATGGCCCAATTTTACCGGCTACCCATTTACGCCACCGCCGGCATGAGCGATGCCAAGGTCCCGGACGTGCAGGCCGGGTACGAAAAGGCGGCTACCGCCATGATGGTGGCCCTGGCCGGAGCCAACTACATCCACGATGCCGCCGGTTTCCTGGAGTTTTGCACCACCATTTCCTACGAGCAACTGGTGATTGACAACGACATTCTAGGCATGTGTCTGCGGGCCGTACGCGGCATTGAAGTAACCAAGGAAACCCTGGCCGAAGAGGTGGTGAGGAAGGTGGGGCCGGGCGGGAACTTTCTCGCCGAGGAGCACACGGTACGCAATTTCCGGCGTGAACTCTACTTCCCCACGCTAGCGGACCGGCGCCTGCGCCGGGGATGGGAGCAGGACGGGGCCAAGGATGCCGCCGCCCGGGCGCGGGAAAAGGCCAGGGAAATCCTGGCCGAGCACCGACCCCGACCCCTGGAGGCCCGAGTGGAGGCCAACATCCGTAGCCGTCTGGGCCATTTGCTCCTGTAG
- a CDS encoding corrinoid protein, with translation MADLERLARAVIEGEAATVKQLVEQALSEGLAADTILQEGLLKGLGVVGEKFGKQEMFLPEVMMSAKAMQAGLELLRPHLEAGQSGAGLRGKVVLGTVEGDIHDIGKNLVAMMLTANGFQVIDLGVNVKPEDFVLACQEHQPQFVGMSALLNTTMPAMARTITALEAAGLRNGGLQVMVGGAPVTPEFASRIGADIYADDALEAVRLLRKAVGW, from the coding sequence GTGGCAGACTTAGAGCGGCTTGCCCGAGCCGTTATTGAGGGGGAGGCGGCAACGGTCAAACAACTGGTAGAGCAGGCCTTGAGTGAAGGTCTGGCGGCAGACACCATTCTGCAGGAGGGCCTGCTGAAAGGCCTGGGCGTGGTGGGAGAGAAATTCGGGAAACAGGAAATGTTCTTGCCCGAGGTGATGATGTCCGCTAAGGCCATGCAGGCAGGCCTGGAACTGTTGCGCCCGCACCTGGAGGCCGGCCAGTCAGGCGCGGGGCTGCGGGGCAAGGTAGTTCTGGGTACGGTGGAGGGTGACATTCACGACATCGGCAAGAACCTGGTGGCAATGATGCTAACCGCCAACGGGTTTCAGGTGATCGACCTGGGGGTAAACGTCAAGCCGGAGGACTTCGTGCTGGCCTGCCAGGAACACCAGCCCCAGTTTGTGGGCATGTCCGCGCTGCTCAATACCACCATGCCGGCCATGGCCCGGACCATAACTGCCCTCGAGGCGGCCGGCCTGAGGAACGGCGGGTTGCAGGTGATGGTCGGTGGGGCTCCGGTCACCCCGGAGTTTGCCTCCCGCATCGGTGCGGATATTTACGCCGACGATGCCCTGGAAGCCGTGCGCCTGCTCCGGAAAGCCGTGGGGTGGTGA
- a CDS encoding dihydropteroate synthase has product MKARGINVGSNRIRQTEKSTGGIGILIIGELINAARRPVREAVLNRNRQVIQELAANQVRAGADYLDVNVAAGLGDVEREAADIEWAIGVIREVTDKPLAIDTTDPTVLERGLQAAGPGAMVNSISLESNWLEPFLQLAARYEALAIVLPVSDAGIPRDPEERLANCRELFAAAQRAGMAANRLYFDPLVMPLSVAADYGRTALETLAGLRRQGWQTTMGLSNISYGLPARKVLNRAFLSMAVAVGLDSVILDPLDRGLRAALVASLALAGQDPMCAGYLRAYRRGELA; this is encoded by the coding sequence GTGAAGGCCCGTGGCATCAATGTCGGGTCGAACAGGATCCGGCAGACGGAAAAATCAACGGGAGGGATAGGTATCTTAATCATCGGCGAGCTGATAAACGCTGCCCGCCGCCCGGTGCGGGAGGCGGTTCTAAACCGCAACCGGCAGGTAATCCAGGAGCTGGCCGCAAACCAGGTCCGGGCCGGTGCTGACTACCTGGACGTGAACGTGGCTGCCGGCTTGGGCGATGTGGAGCGGGAGGCCGCAGACATAGAGTGGGCTATAGGAGTCATCCGGGAAGTCACGGATAAACCCCTGGCCATTGATACCACGGACCCCACCGTGCTGGAGCGGGGTTTGCAAGCCGCCGGCCCGGGGGCCATGGTGAATTCCATTAGCCTGGAGAGCAACTGGTTAGAACCCTTCCTCCAACTGGCGGCCCGGTACGAAGCCCTGGCCATCGTTCTGCCGGTCTCGGACGCCGGGATACCCCGGGATCCGGAGGAACGGCTGGCCAACTGCCGGGAGCTTTTTGCCGCCGCCCAGAGGGCTGGTATGGCGGCCAACCGGCTCTACTTTGATCCCCTGGTGATGCCCCTGAGCGTGGCCGCGGACTACGGGCGGACCGCCCTGGAAACCCTTGCCGGCCTCCGCCGGCAGGGGTGGCAGACCACCATGGGGCTGAGCAACATCTCCTACGGCCTACCGGCCAGGAAGGTCCTGAACCGCGCCTTCCTGAGCATGGCCGTGGCCGTGGGTTTGGATTCCGTCATCCTCGATCCCCTGGACCGGGGATTGCGCGCCGCACTGGTCGCCAGCCTGGCCCTGGCCGGGCAGGACCCGATGTGTGCCGGTTACCTGCGGGCGTACCGCCGGGGCGAGCTGGCCTAA